Proteins from one Salmo salar chromosome ssa29, Ssal_v3.1, whole genome shotgun sequence genomic window:
- the LOC106590419 gene encoding translocon-associated protein subunit alpha isoform X2: MVQFLPKLLLLVLLAFPATIIMKGPLVAAQDATEDEEAADEDAVDDVDVNTEDEDDEAEVEDDENTELTEEKEEEEEEAVGGEVNASPNADTTILFVKGDDFPANDIVKFLMGFTNKGSDNFVVESLDASFRYPQDFQFYIQNFTALQLGIVVPAGRQATFEYSFIPAEPMGGRPFGLVINLNYKDSNGNTFQDAVFNQTVTITEREDGLDGETIFMYVFLSGLGLLLVVGLHQLLESRKRRRPAAKVEMGTSSHNDVDMSWIPQETLNQIMQSRRDKASPKRSPRKRTQKRTAGSDE, from the exons ATGGTACAATTTCTACCTAAACTGCTTTTGCTGGTATTACTAGCTTTCCCGGCAACGATTATCATGAAAG GGCCATTGGTGGCAGCCCAGGATGCTACAGAGGATGAGGAGGCAGCTGATGaagatgctgtggatgatgttgacGTGAACACagaggatgaggatgatgaggccGAAGTTGAAGATGATGAAAATACCGAATTG AcggaagaaaaagaagaagaggaggaggaagccgTAGGAGGAGAAGTGAATGCCTCCCCCAATGCTGACACCACCATCCTCTTTGTCAAGGGAGACG ACTTCCCAGCCAACGACATTGTGAAGTTCCTGATGGGCTTCACCAACAAGGGCAGTGACAACTTTGTGGTGGAGTCCCTGGATGCATCCTTTCGCTACCCACAGGACTTCCAGTTCTACATCCAGAACTTCACAGCCCTGCAGCTGGGCATAGTGGTGCCAGCTGGGCGCCAGGCCACCTTCGAGTACTCCTTCATCCCAGCCGAGCCCATGGGCGGGCGACCCTTCGGCCTGGTCATCAACCTCAACTACAAAGACAGCAAC ggtAACACGTTCCAGGATGCTGTGTTCAACCAGACAGTGACCATCACCGAGAGAGAGGATGGACTGGATGGAGAGAC gATCTTCATGTATGTGTTCCTGTCTGGTCTGGGCCTGCTACTGGTGGTAGGCCTTCATCAGCTGCTGGAGTCCAGAAAG AGGAGGAGACCAGCTGCCAAGGTGGAGATGGGCACATCCAGCCACAACGACGTGGACATGAGCTGGATTCCCCAGGAGACCCTCAATCAGATCA TGCAGAGTCGGCGAG ACAAGGCCTCCCCCAAACGGTCTCCCCGCAAGAGGACACAAAAACGCACGGCTGGTTCGGACGAGTGA
- the LOC106590419 gene encoding translocon-associated protein subunit alpha isoform X3, producing MVQFLPKLLLLVLLAFPATIIMKGPLVAAQDATEDEEAADEDAVDDVDVNTEDEDDEAEVEDDENTELTEEKEEEEEEAVGGEVNASPNADTTILFVKGDGRDFPANDIVKFLMGFTNKGSDNFVVESLDASFRYPQDFQFYIQNFTALQLGIVVPAGRQATFEYSFIPAEPMGGRPFGLVINLNYKDSNGNTFQDAVFNQTVTITEREDGLDGETIFMYVFLSGLGLLLVVGLHQLLESRKRRRPAAKVEMGTSSHNDVDMSWIPQETLNQINKASPKRSPRKRTQKRTAGSDE from the exons ATGGTACAATTTCTACCTAAACTGCTTTTGCTGGTATTACTAGCTTTCCCGGCAACGATTATCATGAAAG GGCCATTGGTGGCAGCCCAGGATGCTACAGAGGATGAGGAGGCAGCTGATGaagatgctgtggatgatgttgacGTGAACACagaggatgaggatgatgaggccGAAGTTGAAGATGATGAAAATACCGAATTG AcggaagaaaaagaagaagaggaggaggaagccgTAGGAGGAGAAGTGAATGCCTCCCCCAATGCTGACACCACCATCCTCTTTGTCAAGGGAGACGGTAGGG ACTTCCCAGCCAACGACATTGTGAAGTTCCTGATGGGCTTCACCAACAAGGGCAGTGACAACTTTGTGGTGGAGTCCCTGGATGCATCCTTTCGCTACCCACAGGACTTCCAGTTCTACATCCAGAACTTCACAGCCCTGCAGCTGGGCATAGTGGTGCCAGCTGGGCGCCAGGCCACCTTCGAGTACTCCTTCATCCCAGCCGAGCCCATGGGCGGGCGACCCTTCGGCCTGGTCATCAACCTCAACTACAAAGACAGCAAC ggtAACACGTTCCAGGATGCTGTGTTCAACCAGACAGTGACCATCACCGAGAGAGAGGATGGACTGGATGGAGAGAC gATCTTCATGTATGTGTTCCTGTCTGGTCTGGGCCTGCTACTGGTGGTAGGCCTTCATCAGCTGCTGGAGTCCAGAAAG AGGAGGAGACCAGCTGCCAAGGTGGAGATGGGCACATCCAGCCACAACGACGTGGACATGAGCTGGATTCCCCAGGAGACCCTCAATCAGATCA ACAAGGCCTCCCCCAAACGGTCTCCCCGCAAGAGGACACAAAAACGCACGGCTGGTTCGGACGAGTGA
- the LOC106590419 gene encoding translocon-associated protein subunit alpha isoform X4, whose translation MVQFLPKLLLLVLLAFPATIIMKGPLVAAQDATEDEEAADEDAVDDVDVNTEDEDDEAEVEDDENTELTEEKEEEEEEAVGGEVNASPNADTTILFVKGDDFPANDIVKFLMGFTNKGSDNFVVESLDASFRYPQDFQFYIQNFTALQLGIVVPAGRQATFEYSFIPAEPMGGRPFGLVINLNYKDSNGNTFQDAVFNQTVTITEREDGLDGETIFMYVFLSGLGLLLVVGLHQLLESRKRRRPAAKVEMGTSSHNDVDMSWIPQETLNQINKASPKRSPRKRTQKRTAGSDE comes from the exons ATGGTACAATTTCTACCTAAACTGCTTTTGCTGGTATTACTAGCTTTCCCGGCAACGATTATCATGAAAG GGCCATTGGTGGCAGCCCAGGATGCTACAGAGGATGAGGAGGCAGCTGATGaagatgctgtggatgatgttgacGTGAACACagaggatgaggatgatgaggccGAAGTTGAAGATGATGAAAATACCGAATTG AcggaagaaaaagaagaagaggaggaggaagccgTAGGAGGAGAAGTGAATGCCTCCCCCAATGCTGACACCACCATCCTCTTTGTCAAGGGAGACG ACTTCCCAGCCAACGACATTGTGAAGTTCCTGATGGGCTTCACCAACAAGGGCAGTGACAACTTTGTGGTGGAGTCCCTGGATGCATCCTTTCGCTACCCACAGGACTTCCAGTTCTACATCCAGAACTTCACAGCCCTGCAGCTGGGCATAGTGGTGCCAGCTGGGCGCCAGGCCACCTTCGAGTACTCCTTCATCCCAGCCGAGCCCATGGGCGGGCGACCCTTCGGCCTGGTCATCAACCTCAACTACAAAGACAGCAAC ggtAACACGTTCCAGGATGCTGTGTTCAACCAGACAGTGACCATCACCGAGAGAGAGGATGGACTGGATGGAGAGAC gATCTTCATGTATGTGTTCCTGTCTGGTCTGGGCCTGCTACTGGTGGTAGGCCTTCATCAGCTGCTGGAGTCCAGAAAG AGGAGGAGACCAGCTGCCAAGGTGGAGATGGGCACATCCAGCCACAACGACGTGGACATGAGCTGGATTCCCCAGGAGACCCTCAATCAGATCA ACAAGGCCTCCCCCAAACGGTCTCCCCGCAAGAGGACACAAAAACGCACGGCTGGTTCGGACGAGTGA
- the LOC106590419 gene encoding translocon-associated protein subunit alpha isoform X1: MVQFLPKLLLLVLLAFPATIIMKGPLVAAQDATEDEEAADEDAVDDVDVNTEDEDDEAEVEDDENTELTEEKEEEEEEAVGGEVNASPNADTTILFVKGDGRDFPANDIVKFLMGFTNKGSDNFVVESLDASFRYPQDFQFYIQNFTALQLGIVVPAGRQATFEYSFIPAEPMGGRPFGLVINLNYKDSNGNTFQDAVFNQTVTITEREDGLDGETIFMYVFLSGLGLLLVVGLHQLLESRKRRRPAAKVEMGTSSHNDVDMSWIPQETLNQIMQSRRDKASPKRSPRKRTQKRTAGSDE; encoded by the exons ATGGTACAATTTCTACCTAAACTGCTTTTGCTGGTATTACTAGCTTTCCCGGCAACGATTATCATGAAAG GGCCATTGGTGGCAGCCCAGGATGCTACAGAGGATGAGGAGGCAGCTGATGaagatgctgtggatgatgttgacGTGAACACagaggatgaggatgatgaggccGAAGTTGAAGATGATGAAAATACCGAATTG AcggaagaaaaagaagaagaggaggaggaagccgTAGGAGGAGAAGTGAATGCCTCCCCCAATGCTGACACCACCATCCTCTTTGTCAAGGGAGACGGTAGGG ACTTCCCAGCCAACGACATTGTGAAGTTCCTGATGGGCTTCACCAACAAGGGCAGTGACAACTTTGTGGTGGAGTCCCTGGATGCATCCTTTCGCTACCCACAGGACTTCCAGTTCTACATCCAGAACTTCACAGCCCTGCAGCTGGGCATAGTGGTGCCAGCTGGGCGCCAGGCCACCTTCGAGTACTCCTTCATCCCAGCCGAGCCCATGGGCGGGCGACCCTTCGGCCTGGTCATCAACCTCAACTACAAAGACAGCAAC ggtAACACGTTCCAGGATGCTGTGTTCAACCAGACAGTGACCATCACCGAGAGAGAGGATGGACTGGATGGAGAGAC gATCTTCATGTATGTGTTCCTGTCTGGTCTGGGCCTGCTACTGGTGGTAGGCCTTCATCAGCTGCTGGAGTCCAGAAAG AGGAGGAGACCAGCTGCCAAGGTGGAGATGGGCACATCCAGCCACAACGACGTGGACATGAGCTGGATTCCCCAGGAGACCCTCAATCAGATCA TGCAGAGTCGGCGAG ACAAGGCCTCCCCCAAACGGTCTCCCCGCAAGAGGACACAAAAACGCACGGCTGGTTCGGACGAGTGA